One stretch of Niallia sp. XMNu-256 DNA includes these proteins:
- a CDS encoding sodium-dependent transporter, which yields MEKTDQWSSKIGFILASAGSAIGLGAIWKLPYVTGTSGGGAFILIFVIFSLLIGFPLLLAEFIIGRSTQKEAISAYKEIAPGTKWHWIGYLGVITCFILLSFYSVIGGWIIQYIIYSLTGKVGQENVNYELLFTDTVSSPVLAVGTQAIFLIITIIIVGKGIQTGIEKASKFMMPALFILFIILMVRSLTLDDAMEGVKFFLNPDFSKLNSQSILSALGQSFFLLSVGVSVMVTYSSYLSKKESIVQPALSIVAMNLLICLFAGLAIFPAVFSLGYEPTAGPGLLFIILPSVFEQMVFGNFFLIIFLVLFLFATLTSAFSLLEIVVASASKGRGGRHRLAWIIGILVFIVGVPSALSFGVLSDISIFNKTIFDAADFLVSNLLMPIGALLISIFVSYKMKKSVLNSELIQNTKYQGLFHIWYFLLRYVIPLVIIVVFLDITDII from the coding sequence TTGGAAAAGACAGATCAGTGGTCATCGAAAATTGGCTTTATTTTGGCATCCGCAGGCTCTGCAATTGGACTTGGAGCTATTTGGAAGCTGCCATATGTAACCGGGACGAGTGGTGGGGGAGCTTTTATTCTCATATTTGTTATTTTTTCGCTTTTAATTGGATTTCCTTTATTGTTAGCTGAATTTATTATTGGTCGTAGTACACAAAAGGAGGCGATTTCAGCTTATAAGGAAATTGCTCCCGGAACAAAATGGCATTGGATTGGCTATCTTGGAGTCATTACTTGTTTTATTTTGTTGTCTTTTTATAGTGTGATTGGCGGCTGGATTATTCAATATATAATCTATAGTCTTACAGGTAAAGTGGGGCAGGAAAATGTTAATTATGAACTGCTTTTTACTGATACTGTATCAAGCCCAGTGCTTGCGGTTGGAACTCAAGCAATCTTCCTTATTATTACAATAATTATAGTAGGAAAAGGGATACAAACCGGAATTGAAAAGGCGAGTAAGTTTATGATGCCTGCCCTCTTTATCTTATTTATTATTTTAATGGTACGCTCACTAACACTTGATGACGCCATGGAAGGAGTAAAGTTCTTCCTGAATCCTGATTTCTCAAAATTAAATTCGCAAAGTATTTTATCTGCTCTTGGACAGTCCTTCTTCCTGCTGAGTGTCGGGGTTTCCGTAATGGTTACGTATAGCTCCTATTTATCGAAAAAAGAAAGTATTGTACAACCTGCACTTTCTATTGTAGCTATGAATTTACTGATCTGTTTATTTGCTGGTTTAGCGATTTTTCCGGCCGTATTTTCTTTAGGATATGAACCGACAGCAGGTCCGGGTTTGCTATTTATTATTTTACCTTCTGTCTTTGAACAAATGGTTTTCGGGAATTTCTTTTTAATCATTTTTCTAGTGTTATTTTTGTTTGCGACTCTTACTTCAGCATTTTCACTGCTTGAGATTGTTGTGGCATCTGCTTCTAAAGGCAGGGGGGGCAGACATCGTTTAGCCTGGATCATTGGGATTCTTGTTTTTATTGTTGGTGTTCCTTCGGCTCTATCCTTCGGCGTACTTTCAGACATTTCTATTTTTAATAAAACGATCTTTGATGCTGCTGACTTTCTTGTTAGTAACCTATTAATGCCGATTGGAGCCTTGCTGATTTCCATTTTTGTTTCTTACAAAATGAAAAAGTCTGTTTTGAATAGCGAGTTGATTCAAAACACGAAATATCAAGGTCTTTTCCATATTTGGTATTTCTTATTGCGTTATGTGATACCACTTGTAATTATTGTTGTCTTTCTTGATATTACCGATATTATTTAG
- the rnz gene encoding ribonuclease Z: MEIFFLGTGAGIPAKLRNVTSIALKLLEERRTIWLFDCGEATQHQILHTSIKPSKMEKIFITHLHGDHIYGLPGMLASRSFQGGESELTVYGPSGLRNFIETSLKVSGTYLKYALNIVEIEEGIIFEDAQFLVEARLLDHGIPSYGFRVMEKDLPGTLLVDKLQEIGVKPGPIYKRIKAGESVTLDDGTVLNPEHYVGPMQRGRIVTILGDTRMCEPAKRLAQDADLLIHEATFSHGQESLAKEYFHSTTTQAAQTAKEASVKKLCLTHISSRYDRDASEELLREAREVFPETEIAHDFKAISISR, translated from the coding sequence GTGGAAATTTTTTTTCTAGGAACTGGAGCTGGAATCCCTGCAAAACTCCGGAACGTAACCTCTATAGCACTTAAGCTTTTGGAAGAACGTAGAACCATTTGGTTATTTGATTGTGGGGAGGCCACCCAGCATCAGATTTTACATACATCGATCAAACCATCCAAAATGGAAAAAATTTTTATTACTCATTTACATGGCGACCATATTTATGGATTGCCAGGAATGCTAGCCAGTCGGTCTTTTCAAGGTGGTGAATCAGAACTTACCGTCTATGGGCCTAGTGGTTTAAGAAATTTTATTGAAACGAGTTTAAAGGTAAGTGGAACGTATTTAAAGTATGCGCTAAATATTGTTGAAATTGAGGAAGGAATTATTTTTGAGGATGCCCAATTTCTGGTTGAAGCAAGACTGCTAGATCATGGAATCCCTTCCTATGGTTTTCGTGTTATGGAGAAAGATCTTCCCGGTACACTTCTAGTGGATAAATTACAAGAGATTGGAGTTAAGCCTGGTCCTATTTATAAAAGAATTAAGGCGGGGGAGTCGGTTACATTAGATGATGGGACTGTGTTAAATCCAGAACATTATGTTGGTCCGATGCAGAGGGGGAGAATTGTCACTATTCTTGGGGATACGAGAATGTGTGAACCGGCTAAGAGATTGGCTCAAGATGCCGACCTACTTATTCATGAAGCAACTTTTTCACATGGACAAGAAAGTTTGGCGAAAGAGTATTTTCATTCAACAACAACACAAGCGGCTCAAACTGCAAAAGAGGCGTCCGTCAAAAAACTTTGTCTTACCCATATTAGTTCGCGCTATGATCGTGATGCATCCGAAGAATTGTTAAGGGAAGCCCGCGAAGTTTTTCCGGAAACAGAGATTGCGCATGATTTTAAAGCGATATCCATTTCGAGATAA
- the zwf gene encoding glucose-6-phosphate dehydrogenase produces MTQNENPASLIVIFGATGDLANRKLFPSLYNLFSKGNLSKNFAVVGVARRSLSNDEFKQNIIKSIGTVSNDVDKMNEFASHFYYHSHDVTDSASYTALNEIITDLDDHYGTKGNRIFYLAMAPEFFGTIATHLKEDGLTDVSGFKRLVIEKPFGHDLQSAQELNNQIRTAFAEEEIYRIDHYLGKEMVQNIEVIRFANAIFEPLWNNRYISNIQITSSETLGVEERGRYYENSGALRDMVQNHMLQMVALLAMEPPIRLNTEEIRSEKVKAFRAMRPIKDDEVKQFFVRGQYGPGYVNGELVSGYRQENMVNPESNTETFVAGKLMIDNFRWAGVPFYIRTGKRMKTKSTKIVVQFKDIPMNLYYKTEQTLSPNLLVIHIQPEEGITLHLNAKKAGQGIDAQAVKLSYANKGVDGINTPEAYEKLLYDCMKGDATNFTHWDEVALSWNFVDNISDVWQNTYANFPNYEAGSYGPRESDILLARDGFFWWPVTNLDVESC; encoded by the coding sequence GTGACTCAAAATGAAAATCCTGCATCTTTGATTGTCATTTTCGGTGCTACAGGAGATTTAGCCAATCGAAAACTATTTCCTTCCTTATATAATTTATTTAGCAAAGGAAATCTATCCAAAAATTTCGCTGTTGTCGGAGTAGCAAGAAGATCCTTATCTAATGATGAGTTTAAACAGAACATCATAAAGTCAATTGGGACGGTTTCAAACGATGTAGATAAGATGAATGAATTTGCTTCCCATTTTTATTACCATTCTCATGATGTTACAGACTCTGCTTCCTATACAGCTCTAAATGAAATCATCACAGATTTAGATGATCATTATGGAACAAAAGGAAATCGGATCTTCTATTTAGCCATGGCACCAGAATTCTTTGGTACAATTGCGACCCATTTAAAGGAAGATGGTCTCACTGATGTTTCTGGCTTTAAACGTTTAGTGATTGAAAAACCATTTGGCCATGATTTACAATCAGCTCAAGAACTTAATAACCAAATTAGAACAGCTTTTGCTGAAGAAGAGATTTACAGGATTGATCATTACTTAGGTAAAGAAATGGTTCAAAATATTGAAGTCATTCGATTTGCCAATGCAATATTTGAGCCATTATGGAATAACCGCTATATTTCCAATATCCAAATCACTTCGAGCGAGACGCTTGGAGTCGAAGAGCGTGGCCGCTATTACGAAAACAGTGGCGCTCTTCGCGACATGGTTCAAAACCATATGCTACAAATGGTTGCTTTGCTCGCGATGGAACCTCCGATTCGATTAAATACAGAAGAGATCCGTTCCGAAAAAGTGAAAGCATTTCGGGCAATGCGGCCGATTAAAGATGATGAAGTGAAACAATTTTTTGTGCGAGGTCAATATGGACCAGGTTATGTTAACGGTGAATTAGTTTCAGGCTATCGCCAAGAAAACATGGTTAATCCAGAGTCTAATACAGAAACATTTGTAGCTGGCAAGTTAATGATTGATAATTTCCGCTGGGCAGGGGTTCCATTTTATATCCGGACCGGAAAACGAATGAAAACAAAATCAACAAAAATTGTTGTTCAGTTTAAAGACATTCCAATGAACCTGTATTATAAAACAGAACAAACGTTAAGCCCAAATCTACTTGTCATTCATATTCAACCTGAGGAAGGAATTACCCTTCACTTAAACGCTAAGAAAGCAGGGCAAGGAATAGATGCCCAAGCGGTTAAATTAAGCTATGCTAATAAAGGGGTTGATGGAATTAATACACCAGAAGCCTATGAAAAGTTATTGTATGACTGTATGAAGGGCGATGCTACGAACTTTACACATTGGGATGAAGTCGCTTTGTCTTGGAATTTCGTTGATAATATTTCTGATGTTTGGCAAAATACATACGCCAACTTCCCTAACTATGAAGCAGGCTCCTATGGTCCAAGAGAAAGTGATATTTTACTCGCTAGAGATGGATTTTTCTGGTGGCCGGTTACAAATCTTGATGTTGAATCTTGTTAA
- the gndA gene encoding NADP-dependent phosphogluconate dehydrogenase yields the protein MTKQQFGVIGMAVMGKNLAMNIESRGYSVAVYNRSREKTDEVLAETKGRNFKGTYSIEEFVNSLESPRKIMLMVKAGAATDATIDQLLPYLEKGDILIDGGNTLFTDTQRRNQRLSEQGIHFIGTGVSGGEEGALKGPSIMPGGQKEAYELVAPIFKDISAKVGGEPCTTYIGPDGAGHYVKMVHNGIEYGDMQLICEAYFLMKNVLGLEANELHEVFAEWNKGELDSYLIEITADIFTKVDDETGKPLVDMILDTAGQKGTGKWTSQNSLDLGVPLPVITESVYARFISAMKEERVQASKVLNGPNVKPFTGDKQAFIESVRKALYMSKICSYAQGFAQMRAASEDYDWNLQYGDIAMIFRGGCIIRAQFLQKIKDAYDREPGLKNLLLDPYFKEIVESYQYALREIVAQAVQFGIPVPCFSAALAYYDSYRTETLPANLLQAQRDYFGAHTYQRIDREGVFHTQWFQDDK from the coding sequence ATGACAAAACAACAGTTTGGTGTAATTGGAATGGCTGTTATGGGTAAAAACCTCGCCATGAATATTGAATCAAGAGGATATTCTGTTGCGGTTTACAACCGTTCACGTGAGAAAACAGATGAAGTTCTAGCTGAAACAAAAGGAAGGAACTTCAAGGGCACTTATTCAATTGAAGAGTTTGTCAATTCCCTTGAAAGTCCAAGGAAAATTATGCTGATGGTTAAAGCAGGTGCAGCAACCGACGCGACAATTGATCAATTACTCCCTTACTTAGAAAAAGGGGATATCTTAATAGATGGTGGCAATACACTTTTTACTGATACACAAAGACGAAATCAACGCTTAAGTGAACAGGGAATCCATTTTATTGGGACAGGCGTATCAGGTGGAGAAGAAGGAGCGCTTAAAGGTCCTTCAATTATGCCTGGTGGACAGAAAGAAGCCTATGAATTAGTGGCTCCGATTTTTAAAGATATTTCTGCAAAAGTTGGCGGGGAGCCTTGTACAACTTATATTGGGCCAGATGGTGCCGGTCACTATGTTAAAATGGTTCATAATGGCATTGAGTATGGTGATATGCAACTTATTTGTGAAGCTTATTTTCTAATGAAAAATGTCCTTGGTTTAGAAGCAAATGAACTTCATGAAGTGTTTGCGGAATGGAATAAAGGTGAGCTTGATAGCTATTTAATCGAAATTACTGCTGATATTTTTACGAAAGTTGACGATGAGACAGGGAAACCGCTTGTTGACATGATTCTAGACACTGCTGGACAAAAAGGAACTGGAAAATGGACGAGCCAAAACTCACTTGATTTAGGAGTACCGCTGCCAGTTATTACAGAGTCTGTTTATGCCCGCTTCATTTCTGCAATGAAAGAAGAACGAGTTCAAGCTAGTAAGGTGTTAAATGGCCCTAATGTAAAACCATTTACTGGTGATAAGCAAGCTTTCATTGAATCTGTTCGCAAAGCTTTGTATATGAGTAAAATTTGTTCATACGCTCAAGGATTTGCGCAAATGAGAGCAGCTTCTGAGGATTATGATTGGAATCTTCAATATGGGGATATTGCCATGATTTTCCGCGGAGGATGCATTATTCGAGCACAGTTCTTACAGAAAATAAAGGATGCCTATGATCGAGAACCAGGTCTAAAAAATCTGTTACTTGACCCATACTTTAAAGAGATTGTTGAGAGTTATCAATATGCTTTACGTGAAATTGTGGCACAAGCAGTTCAATTTGGTATTCCAGTTCCATGTTTTTCTGCAGCACTAGCTTATTATGACAGTTATCGTACGGAAACATTACCTGCTAATTTATTACAAGCACAACGCGATTATTTTGGTGCCCATACGTATCAACGAATTGACCGAGAAGGAGTTTTCCATACTCAATGGTTCCAAGATGATAAATAA
- a CDS encoding DNA polymerase IV: MKEMYPKNGRVILHVDMNSFYASVEMAYNSALKGKPLAIAGNPKERKGIIVTCSYEARKFGVKTTMPLWEAKKLCPQLIVMTPNFERYRAASGGMFNILKQYSDLVEPVSIDEGYLDITESFELGAPLEIAENIQKQVLNELDLPCSIGVAPNRFLAKMASDMKKPLGITVLRKRDVQKVLWPLPVVKMHGVGKKTAEKLNSMGIVTIKDLAQADKIQLDALLGINGIRLKDRANGIDERPIDPNAANEIKSVGNSTTLPSDETNQQELLQVLKRLTEKVVVRLNRKKMLASSIGITIRYKNRKTINRSKKLLNPTVRFDELYKESKELFLKHWNGEPVRLLGVTGSDLVEKKQAVRQLDLFSYEKEAKQEPLIKAVEGLRSKFGEGIIEKALDKAVEKNTKNTSETSFSKDFLDFFPKD; this comes from the coding sequence ATGAAAGAAATGTATCCTAAAAACGGGAGAGTTATCTTGCATGTCGATATGAACAGTTTTTATGCTTCAGTTGAGATGGCGTATAACTCTGCCTTAAAAGGAAAGCCACTGGCAATAGCCGGGAACCCAAAAGAGCGCAAGGGAATTATTGTTACGTGTAGCTATGAGGCCCGTAAATTTGGAGTGAAAACAACAATGCCGCTCTGGGAGGCAAAAAAACTTTGTCCCCAACTCATAGTAATGACTCCCAATTTTGAACGGTATCGTGCTGCATCAGGAGGAATGTTCAATATTCTTAAACAATACTCCGATCTTGTTGAACCTGTATCCATTGATGAGGGGTATCTAGATATTACCGAGAGTTTTGAATTAGGAGCTCCATTAGAAATTGCTGAAAATATTCAAAAACAAGTTTTAAATGAATTGGACTTACCTTGTAGTATTGGTGTAGCACCAAATCGGTTTTTAGCTAAGATGGCATCTGATATGAAAAAACCACTAGGCATCACGGTATTGCGAAAGCGTGATGTTCAAAAAGTTCTGTGGCCTTTACCTGTCGTTAAAATGCATGGGGTTGGCAAAAAAACTGCCGAAAAATTAAATTCAATGGGAATTGTTACTATTAAGGACCTAGCTCAAGCCGATAAAATTCAGTTAGATGCCCTTCTCGGTATTAACGGAATTCGTCTAAAAGATCGAGCGAATGGAATCGATGAAAGACCCATTGATCCAAATGCGGCAAACGAGATTAAGAGTGTTGGGAATTCAACAACATTGCCAAGTGATGAAACGAATCAACAGGAACTGCTACAAGTACTAAAAAGATTAACAGAAAAAGTAGTTGTTCGATTGAATCGTAAAAAGATGTTAGCATCTTCAATTGGCATTACGATTCGTTATAAAAATCGGAAAACCATTAATCGAAGTAAGAAATTATTAAATCCAACGGTCAGGTTTGATGAATTATATAAAGAAAGCAAGGAACTTTTTCTAAAACATTGGAATGGAGAACCAGTGCGCCTTTTAGGAGTAACTGGGTCTGATTTAGTGGAAAAAAAACAGGCGGTAAGGCAGCTGGATCTTTTTTCTTATGAAAAAGAGGCCAAACAAGAGCCTTTAATTAAGGCTGTTGAAGGGTTAAGGTCTAAATTTGGAGAAGGCATTATTGAAAAAGCCTTAGATAAAGCCGTAGAAAAAAACACAAAAAACACATCAGAAACAAGTTTCAGCAAAGACTTTCTTGACTTTTTTCCGAAAGATTAA
- a CDS encoding tripeptidase T has translation MINQERLLNEFLELVQIDSETKYEAEIAKVLKQKFTDLGVDVYEDDTTAITGHGAGNLICTLKGTKPGVDTIYFTSHMDTVVPAKGVKPSIKDGYVVTDGTTILGADDKTGLSVMLETIRVLKEQKIPHGDIQFIITVGEESGLVGAKAIDRSLIKAKYGYALDSDGKVGNIIVAAPTQAHIKATILGKTAHAGVAPEKGVSAITIAAKSIAKMPLGRIDEETTANIGRFAGGQATNIVCDHVEILAEARSLIPEKMEAQVEKMKEAFESTAEAMGGKAEVEVQVMYPGFKFGDGDHVVEVAKKAAAKIGRGCELLHSGGGSDANVIAGFGIPTVNLAVGYEEIHTTNERMPIEELYKLAEMTVAIIQEVAGE, from the coding sequence ATGATTAACCAAGAACGTTTATTAAATGAATTTCTAGAATTGGTGCAAATTGATTCTGAAACGAAATATGAGGCAGAGATTGCCAAAGTGTTAAAACAAAAGTTCACTGATTTAGGTGTCGATGTTTATGAGGATGATACAACAGCGATTACGGGGCATGGAGCGGGTAACTTGATTTGTACGTTAAAGGGTACAAAACCTGGCGTCGATACAATCTACTTTACTTCCCATATGGATACCGTCGTCCCAGCCAAAGGAGTAAAGCCATCGATTAAAGACGGTTATGTCGTAACAGACGGCACAACCATTCTTGGTGCAGATGATAAAACCGGGTTATCTGTCATGCTCGAAACGATTCGTGTCTTAAAAGAACAAAAGATTCCGCATGGTGATATCCAATTTATCATAACTGTTGGAGAAGAATCCGGTTTAGTGGGTGCTAAAGCGATTGATCGTTCTTTAATTAAAGCGAAATATGGCTATGCCCTTGATAGTGATGGCAAAGTAGGCAATATTATTGTCGCTGCTCCGACACAAGCCCATATAAAAGCCACAATCCTTGGAAAAACTGCTCATGCCGGGGTAGCACCGGAAAAAGGAGTTTCTGCGATTACGATTGCAGCTAAATCAATTGCGAAAATGCCGCTTGGACGAATTGACGAAGAGACGACAGCTAATATTGGACGGTTTGCGGGAGGCCAAGCAACAAATATCGTTTGCGATCATGTTGAAATCTTAGCTGAGGCTCGTTCATTAATTCCGGAAAAAATGGAAGCTCAAGTGGAAAAAATGAAGGAAGCTTTTGAAAGTACAGCAGAGGCAATGGGTGGAAAGGCCGAAGTGGAAGTACAGGTGATGTATCCAGGCTTTAAGTTTGGGGATGGCGATCATGTTGTCGAAGTAGCAAAGAAAGCAGCTGCTAAAATCGGTCGTGGTTGTGAATTATTACATAGTGGTGGTGGAAGTGATGCCAACGTAATTGCTGGATTTGGGATTCCAACCGTAAACTTAGCAGTTGGTTACGAGGAAATTCATACAACGAACGAAAGAATGCCTATTGAAGAATTATATAAACTTGCTGAAATGACTGTGGCCATCATCCAAGAGGTAGCAGGCGAATAA
- a CDS encoding carboxyl transferase domain-containing protein: MEKKDMYNKIHELYDRKAAARLGGGDDRMIKQHEKGKLTARERIDLLVDSGTFVELFPFIEHNCHDFGLQNEKYPGDGVVTGYAKVNGQPIYVFSQDFTVFGGALGEMHAKKVAAVMDLAAKNGAPIIGLNDSGGARIQEGVLSLDGYGQIFYRNTIYSGVIPQISVIMGPCAGGAVYSPAITDFVFMVEQSSQMFITGPKVIETVTGEKISPEDLGGAVVHNTVSGNAHFRGESEEIVLKQVRNLLSYLPQNNTEKPPANSSNNDDDDRPELIDTIPIESSRPYDIRKVIGRVVDHNSFLEIQQDFAKNIVIGLARMKGEVVGLVCNQPKYMAGVLDINSSDKAARFIRFCDSFNIPIITFEDVTGFLPGVKQEHGGIIRHGAKILYAYSEATVPKLTVILRKAYGGAYVALNSKSIGADLVFAWPNAEIAVMGPQGAANIIFAKDIKQSVDPEATRIRKINEYREKFANPYVAASKGMVDDVIDPRETRIKLLQGLEILKNKQEHRPRKKHGNMPL; the protein is encoded by the coding sequence ATGGAGAAGAAGGATATGTATAATAAGATCCATGAATTATATGATCGGAAAGCAGCAGCTCGGCTCGGGGGCGGTGATGATCGAATGATCAAACAACACGAAAAGGGGAAGTTAACCGCCCGTGAACGAATCGATTTATTGGTCGACTCTGGGACATTTGTAGAATTATTTCCTTTTATCGAGCATAACTGTCATGATTTTGGCCTGCAAAATGAAAAGTATCCTGGCGATGGAGTTGTAACTGGCTATGCTAAAGTCAATGGACAGCCTATCTATGTATTTTCTCAAGATTTCACGGTCTTCGGTGGAGCACTAGGGGAAATGCATGCCAAAAAAGTCGCAGCAGTGATGGATTTAGCTGCGAAGAATGGCGCCCCGATTATCGGGTTAAATGACTCAGGTGGAGCGAGAATCCAAGAAGGAGTTCTATCACTTGATGGCTATGGGCAAATTTTTTATCGTAATACGATCTATTCAGGAGTAATTCCGCAAATCTCGGTGATCATGGGTCCATGTGCGGGTGGCGCCGTTTATTCACCAGCGATTACAGATTTTGTTTTCATGGTCGAGCAAAGTAGTCAAATGTTTATTACTGGACCTAAAGTCATTGAAACGGTTACAGGTGAAAAAATTTCACCTGAGGACCTTGGTGGAGCCGTTGTCCATAATACAGTGAGTGGAAATGCTCATTTTCGGGGTGAATCAGAAGAGATTGTATTAAAACAAGTTCGAAATTTGTTAAGTTACCTTCCACAAAATAATACTGAAAAACCTCCTGCAAACTCCTCAAACAATGATGATGATGATCGTCCTGAATTAATAGATACCATTCCAATTGAATCAAGCCGTCCATATGATATTCGAAAGGTGATCGGTAGAGTAGTAGATCATAATAGTTTTTTAGAAATCCAGCAAGATTTTGCGAAAAATATTGTCATTGGGCTGGCACGAATGAAAGGAGAGGTTGTTGGTCTAGTTTGTAATCAACCAAAATACATGGCTGGTGTACTTGACATAAATTCGTCGGACAAAGCCGCAAGATTTATCCGATTTTGCGATTCTTTTAATATTCCAATCATTACGTTTGAAGATGTAACCGGGTTTTTACCAGGTGTTAAGCAAGAACATGGAGGGATCATCCGGCATGGAGCCAAGATTCTGTACGCCTATTCTGAAGCTACTGTTCCAAAGCTGACCGTTATTTTAAGAAAAGCTTATGGAGGGGCTTACGTGGCATTAAACAGTAAATCTATTGGAGCTGACCTGGTGTTTGCCTGGCCAAATGCCGAAATAGCGGTTATGGGACCACAAGGAGCAGCAAATATTATTTTTGCAAAGGATATTAAGCAAAGTGTGGATCCAGAAGCAACAAGGATCCGGAAAATAAACGAATATAGAGAAAAGTTTGCCAACCCGTATGTTGCAGCAAGTAAAGGAATGGTTGATGATGTCATCGATCCTAGAGAAACACGAATAAAGCTGCTTCAAGGGTTGGAAATCCTTAAAAACAAACAGGAGCACAGACCTCGGAAAAAACATGGGAATATGCCGTTATAA
- the mce gene encoding methylmalonyl-CoA epimerase produces the protein MIQKVDHIGIAVHSIEKSLSFYTEVLKLRLIRIEEVKTQHVKVAFLDGGETKLELLEPTSSESAISKFIGKYGQGIHHIALSVHSIEDRIRELQEKGITMIDSQPRKGASNTDIAFIHPKSSDNVLFEICEKKGMEHGEEGYV, from the coding sequence ATGATTCAAAAAGTTGATCATATTGGAATTGCCGTTCATTCAATTGAAAAGAGTCTATCCTTTTACACCGAAGTATTAAAGCTCAGATTAATTCGGATTGAAGAGGTAAAAACACAACATGTCAAAGTGGCGTTCTTAGATGGGGGAGAAACAAAGCTGGAGTTATTAGAGCCGACTAGTTCAGAAAGTGCAATTTCGAAATTTATTGGAAAGTACGGACAAGGAATTCATCATATTGCCTTATCTGTTCACTCCATTGAAGATCGGATTAGAGAGTTACAGGAAAAAGGGATTACGATGATTGACTCCCAGCCTAGAAAGGGTGCAAGTAATACAGATATTGCCTTTATTCATCCAAAATCATCCGACAATGTTCTTTTTGAAATATGTGAAAAGAAAGGAATGGAGCATGGAGAAGAAGGATATGTATAA
- the prli42 gene encoding stressosome-associated protein Prli42, with product MSKNRKKTQKIIVYLMIFIMLASTILTGIMMFI from the coding sequence TTGTCTAAAAACCGGAAAAAAACACAAAAAATTATTGTATATTTAATGATCTTTATTATGTTAGCTTCGACCATTTTAACGGGGATCATGATGTTTATTTAA
- a CDS encoding L,D-transpeptidase, translating into MVQLFSTLLIALSLSPLWPLGANPIPGDPFIIVNKSTNELAFIHENQVETVVDAATGVTNDLTPEGIFTITVKAENPYYRKKDIPGGTPENPLGSRWIGFDAKETDGRIYGIHGTNHPPSIGKRVSQGCIRLQNEVIESLYPKIPLGTKILVTSTTKSFEELAKEYRAIK; encoded by the coding sequence ATGGTTCAACTATTTTCCACTCTACTTATTGCCTTATCTCTTTCACCTTTATGGCCTCTTGGCGCCAATCCAATACCCGGGGATCCGTTTATCATCGTTAATAAATCAACGAATGAGCTGGCCTTTATACATGAAAATCAAGTCGAGACAGTAGTTGATGCGGCAACAGGAGTAACCAATGATTTAACCCCAGAAGGAATATTTACAATTACAGTAAAAGCTGAAAATCCTTACTACCGTAAAAAAGACATACCTGGTGGAACGCCAGAAAACCCACTTGGTTCACGCTGGATCGGATTTGATGCGAAGGAAACCGACGGCAGAATTTATGGAATACATGGAACGAATCATCCGCCATCCATTGGAAAAAGGGTTTCACAAGGCTGTATCCGTCTGCAGAATGAAGTCATTGAATCTCTCTATCCTAAAATCCCTCTAGGGACAAAAATCCTTGTCACATCTACTACAAAATCATTTGAAGAGTTAGCAAAGGAATATAGAGCAATAAAATGA